Proteins found in one Victivallis lenta genomic segment:
- a CDS encoding IS5 family transposase gives MQNGLFDVEFRMDELSKNGDPLEKFNKYVPWEEFRSKLEVIRKKRNGNVGGRPPFDVVLMMKILVLQSIYNLSDDSTEYLIRDRLSFMRFLGLSLGDRVPDAKTIWLFREQMGNAGLVREMFDWFDGYWRKNGFMAKQGQIVDASIVSVPKQRNSRKENEAIKKDEPPVENWSDAKKRQKDTDARWVKKNGKNFYGYKNHIQVDVKHKFVRDYEVTDASVHDSNVFEAILDENNTSKDVYADSAYRSQEKEENLKKQGYRAHLQRKGYRNKALTEWEKRGNRTRSKVRSRIEHIFGIQSQRAGNLILRTIGMARAKVKIGLRNLGFNLERFCTLMVVSA, from the coding sequence ATGCAAAACGGACTATTTGATGTCGAGTTTCGGATGGATGAGTTGAGCAAAAACGGTGATCCGTTAGAAAAATTCAACAAATATGTCCCGTGGGAAGAGTTTCGCTCCAAGCTGGAGGTCATTCGAAAAAAACGAAACGGTAATGTTGGTGGGCGTCCGCCATTTGATGTCGTTTTGATGATGAAAATTTTGGTCCTTCAGTCCATTTACAACCTCAGCGATGACAGCACTGAATACTTGATTCGCGACCGTTTGAGTTTTATGCGTTTTCTTGGGCTTTCGCTTGGAGATAGAGTTCCGGACGCAAAAACGATTTGGCTTTTTCGCGAGCAGATGGGCAATGCCGGACTGGTGCGAGAGATGTTTGACTGGTTTGACGGCTATTGGCGGAAGAACGGTTTTATGGCAAAACAAGGTCAAATTGTCGATGCGTCAATCGTTTCCGTGCCGAAGCAGCGCAACAGTAGGAAGGAAAACGAGGCAATAAAAAAGGATGAGCCGCCAGTTGAGAATTGGTCAGATGCAAAAAAGCGGCAAAAAGACACTGATGCCCGCTGGGTAAAGAAAAACGGCAAGAATTTTTACGGCTATAAAAATCATATTCAGGTGGATGTCAAGCACAAGTTTGTGCGTGATTATGAAGTAACAGACGCTTCGGTACACGACAGCAATGTTTTTGAGGCGATTTTGGATGAAAATAATACCAGTAAAGATGTCTATGCGGATAGTGCTTATCGCTCGCAGGAGAAAGAGGAGAACCTCAAAAAACAAGGGTATCGTGCGCATTTGCAACGCAAGGGCTATCGGAATAAGGCTTTAACCGAATGGGAAAAACGAGGTAATCGCACGAGGTCAAAAGTGCGTTCACGGATAGAACATATCTTTGGCATACAATCACAGCGAGCGGGAAATTTGATCCTGCGAACGATAGGAATGGCGAGAGCGAAAGTGAAAATCGGATTGCGAAATCTAGGGTTCAACCTGGAACGATTCTGTACTTTGATGGTTGTTTCGGCATAA
- a CDS encoding glycoside hydrolase family 1 protein, whose protein sequence is MLNTLSFPEIKFPEGFVWGSATAAHQIEGDDINSENWYAEEQYKEKSGKACNSYCLYKEDIELLKEIGHRAYRFSIPWSRIEPAEGKFCKQALDHYQDLLCCLKEAGIKSFVTLLHGSMPQWLALKGGFLKRENIRYFERYVEYVVKVLHPYVDSWMVINEFNIAGSDANNEYALIRANNLIAHAKGYHIIKSFCNKPVSSAHALRCSQPENPFDKFDCIFAELDDWKTNEFFFHAIRTGEIVLPYTEGEYVPELRDSLDYWAVNYYNRNIISARKKSSASVWYTATHQKMIDKDFYLEEVFPEGLLNGLQRLKDKPVYITENGICCDDDRWRILKLASDLAAISDAIKKGVDVRGYLHWTTMDNYEWSSFVPRFGLVHVDFKTFKRTPKNSAWFYKELIELNGFDGTLVQKYIPELPVLKLY, encoded by the coding sequence ATGTTGAACACACTTTCTTTTCCCGAAATCAAGTTTCCTGAAGGCTTTGTATGGGGCTCGGCAACGGCCGCCCATCAGATCGAAGGCGATGATATTAATTCTGAAAACTGGTATGCAGAGGAACAATACAAAGAAAAATCCGGCAAGGCATGCAACAGTTACTGTCTTTATAAAGAAGATATCGAACTCCTTAAAGAGATTGGTCACAGGGCTTATCGTTTTTCCATTCCATGGAGCCGGATTGAGCCGGCGGAAGGAAAATTTTGCAAACAGGCTCTTGATCATTACCAGGATCTGCTTTGCTGTCTGAAAGAAGCCGGAATCAAATCGTTTGTGACATTGCTTCATGGCAGCATGCCGCAGTGGTTGGCACTGAAAGGCGGTTTTCTGAAACGAGAAAATATTCGCTATTTTGAACGATATGTCGAATATGTTGTAAAAGTTCTTCATCCGTATGTTGATTCCTGGATGGTCATTAATGAATTCAATATTGCCGGAAGCGATGCAAATAACGAATATGCTTTGATACGCGCGAACAATCTTATTGCACATGCTAAAGGGTATCATATAATAAAAAGCTTTTGTAATAAACCTGTAAGTTCCGCTCATGCGCTGAGATGCAGTCAGCCGGAAAATCCGTTTGACAAATTTGACTGCATTTTTGCAGAGCTTGACGACTGGAAAACGAACGAATTTTTCTTCCATGCAATTCGCACAGGAGAAATAGTTCTTCCTTATACAGAAGGAGAATATGTTCCGGAACTAAGAGATTCTCTTGATTACTGGGCTGTCAATTATTATAACCGTAATATCATCTCCGCTCGTAAAAAGAGTTCTGCGAGTGTGTGGTATACTGCAACTCACCAGAAAATGATTGATAAAGATTTTTATCTGGAAGAGGTTTTTCCGGAAGGTCTTCTGAATGGATTGCAACGACTGAAGGATAAACCTGTCTATATTACTGAAAATGGAATTTGCTGCGATGATGATCGCTGGAGAATACTGAAACTTGCATCAGATCTTGCCGCAATATCTGATGCTATAAAAAAAGGCGTCGATGTTCGCGGATATCTTCACTGGACAACAATGGATAACTATGAATGGAGTTCATTTGTTCCGCGATTCGGTCTTGTTCATGTTGATTTTAAAACATTTAAGAGAACTCCTAAAAATAGTGCATGGTTTTATAAGGAATTGATCGAACTCAATGGTTTTGACGGAACGCTGGTACAGAAGTATATACCGGAGCTTCCTGTATTGAAACTTTATTGA
- a CDS encoding acetylxylan esterase, translated as MKKIIFAAFCASILPLFAESLYFDGKTDKNPVLYQVGEPMVFTIALRDKDAENEIAKGHRITWTRLGDDGRTEKGNAVSDQPLIITTKSEKPGFVWIKVNILDENGNPRKGIYENFTGGAGAEVNKLQADSLPDDFKTFWDAEIQKLHSTPYTKKITEIASRDPAVKVLKFELSTFPGDRPATGYILYPVDAAKKSLPMLVNFTGYGFHKTNIPYSASKKQLVVEVTRQGEEPDREPEYYKNLQTVEMKGYCFRNNNDKHKNDFYGMYMRGQRAMQYAESLDLWNGKDITTSGGSMGAAQSIAAAALNPKVTRCTAFIPWVADLAGKAKFKRLGGWAPEYTETLRYFDTANLASRVKCPAEITIGLGDYICPPSGQMILFRNLGGKKTLKIRQNMGHGRCLQPNPYEVIFNEEIR; from the coding sequence ATGAAAAAAATAATATTTGCCGCATTCTGTGCATCCATTCTCCCGCTCTTTGCGGAATCGCTCTATTTCGATGGAAAAACCGATAAGAATCCGGTACTCTATCAAGTCGGAGAGCCTATGGTTTTTACTATAGCTCTCCGGGATAAAGATGCCGAAAATGAAATAGCAAAGGGTCACAGAATCACATGGACACGATTGGGCGATGACGGAAGAACGGAAAAAGGAAACGCAGTTTCCGATCAGCCGCTCATCATTACAACCAAAAGCGAAAAACCGGGATTCGTATGGATCAAGGTAAATATTCTTGATGAAAACGGAAATCCGCGGAAGGGAATTTATGAAAATTTCACCGGAGGTGCAGGAGCAGAGGTCAATAAGCTCCAGGCAGATTCGCTGCCCGATGATTTCAAGACATTCTGGGATGCCGAAATCCAAAAATTGCACTCAACTCCATACACAAAAAAGATCACGGAAATTGCATCCCGGGACCCCGCAGTGAAAGTATTGAAATTTGAACTTTCCACATTCCCCGGCGACCGTCCGGCGACCGGATATATTCTCTATCCTGTGGATGCTGCAAAAAAATCTCTTCCGATGCTCGTCAATTTCACTGGATACGGATTCCATAAAACCAATATCCCGTATTCTGCAAGCAAAAAACAGCTTGTCGTTGAAGTGACCCGTCAAGGCGAAGAGCCGGATCGCGAACCGGAATATTACAAGAACCTTCAAACAGTTGAAATGAAAGGCTATTGTTTCCGCAACAATAACGACAAACATAAAAATGATTTCTACGGCATGTACATGCGCGGACAACGCGCTATGCAGTATGCGGAATCTCTTGATCTCTGGAACGGAAAAGATATTACAACAAGCGGCGGATCAATGGGGGCGGCTCAGTCAATCGCGGCTGCGGCACTGAACCCGAAAGTTACACGGTGTACGGCATTCATTCCGTGGGTCGCGGATCTTGCCGGGAAAGCCAAGTTCAAACGCTTGGGCGGGTGGGCTCCGGAATATACGGAAACACTCCGTTATTTTGATACGGCAAATCTGGCATCCCGTGTAAAATGTCCGGCGGAAATCACGATCGGACTCGGCGACTATATCTGTCCGCCTTCCGGACAGATGATACTGTTCCGCAATCTCGGCGGCAAAAAGACCTTGAAAATTCGGCAGAATATGGGACACGGAAGATGTCTTCAGCCCAATCCTTATGAAGTAATATTTAATGAAGAAATCCGCTGA
- a CDS encoding transposase: MNNLPKLYFTMETYLFPMLEEELGELTAKMREFLRIVEVVRPSRFITSALRWCGLGRPMKDREKMLLAFFLKAVYDLPTTKVLIENLNTNPSLRRICGWEYRGEVLSEATFSRAFKVFAEERVPDAIHATIVKENYTEKLVGHASIDSTAIIGRERACRKNTPKIKLKKKRGRKSKAEKAELARRELSEIKTRRIELQPNRKLAENISDLTQGCDWGGKRDSKGKTSFWCGYKLHLSIGDGGIPLAAILSSASMHDSQAAIPLMQMASERTTILYDLADSAYDAEEIKAFSKQLGHVPVIDPNPRRGNKIELAPARKIRYRERSTVERGNSDLKDNYGARHVRVKGHWKVLCHLMFGVIAITVKQLFNMLE, from the coding sequence ATGAACAATCTGCCGAAGCTTTACTTTACCATGGAAACCTATCTTTTCCCAATGCTGGAAGAAGAATTGGGCGAATTAACCGCGAAGATGAGGGAGTTTTTGCGGATTGTCGAAGTTGTTCGCCCGTCCCGGTTCATCACCAGTGCGTTGCGTTGGTGTGGATTGGGCAGACCGATGAAAGACCGCGAGAAAATGCTTCTGGCATTTTTCCTGAAAGCGGTATACGACCTTCCGACAACGAAGGTGCTGATTGAAAATCTGAATACGAATCCGAGTTTGCGAAGAATCTGCGGATGGGAATATCGCGGCGAGGTTCTGTCCGAGGCAACGTTTTCCCGAGCGTTCAAAGTGTTTGCCGAGGAAAGAGTTCCAGATGCCATTCACGCGACGATCGTGAAGGAGAATTACACAGAAAAACTGGTCGGACACGCAAGCATCGATTCCACGGCAATCATCGGAAGGGAAAGGGCCTGCCGTAAGAATACGCCAAAAATCAAGCTCAAAAAGAAACGGGGCCGGAAAAGCAAGGCGGAAAAAGCGGAGTTGGCGAGACGGGAACTCTCCGAAATCAAAACCCGGCGGATTGAACTTCAGCCGAACCGGAAGCTTGCGGAAAATATCAGCGATCTGACGCAAGGCTGCGATTGGGGCGGCAAACGGGACAGCAAAGGGAAAACTTCATTCTGGTGCGGATACAAGTTGCATCTGTCCATTGGGGATGGAGGAATTCCGTTGGCGGCGATTTTGAGTTCGGCATCCATGCATGACAGTCAAGCCGCAATTCCTTTGATGCAAATGGCTTCTGAGCGTACAACCATTCTGTATGACTTGGCGGATTCTGCTTATGACGCGGAGGAAATCAAAGCGTTTTCGAAACAGCTCGGTCATGTTCCGGTGATTGACCCCAATCCGCGCCGGGGAAATAAGATCGAACTTGCCCCGGCACGAAAGATTCGTTATCGGGAACGTTCAACGGTTGAACGCGGCAACTCGGATTTGAAAGACAACTACGGCGCACGTCATGTCAGAGTCAAAGGACATTGGAAAGTTCTTTGCCACTTGATGTTCGGGGTGATCGCCATCACGGTGAAACAACTATTCAACATGCTTGAATAG
- a CDS encoding glycoside hydrolase family 2 TIM barrel-domain containing protein: MNSAGISGDVFLGARPRNIQFGKPVIRTETPGCNVNISIPLNKAPKKDMTWHCAIRPAKIGSPDRKSYDFTGTLPAGASELKIAADCPDAELWDIWRPSLYEMTLKLEEEGTVVDEIHPETFGFRQFEIRGRDFYLNGIKLHLTPCAYAANNNRDTEAAVRHWMKQVRAAGYNFVYIDESSESPGNFPIPFAKVCDEMGMLAALSSINTRNAVAESAFKNHPIEAPECWNEWTKITENTVMNNINHPSIVMWRMNMNMNIYNQDQNPLFLDGVKDFEPGSGFIKKANAMKKTNDFIRSLDPTRPVYNHACGKTGDVYTLNNYLGWPEIQDLREWLKYWAASKESKPLFMVEQATPYPGDFQMRDPKYWFRNEPLVSEYGAIILGEKSFLMEENDYVDYLELAWNNRRRANSMNRGVGFKWHASPGYICYHIPPIVDKCITMYYESLLPAWRTWGLSGGMNAWENCWRSVKKRAPSSPFCVIPPPVALPTDWNNLQRPGRSADTWNYSSCAGGELSTLFDLGRPEEKEYFEPTLRAEAFPRLLAPRYAYIGGPAATWYTQDHAFYSGEQLTKSVIIINDSRKTETFKINWRVMMGTVSVASGESVCKISPAENAKQEFTFTVPQVTGKTAARIEADVRGEFGALKVAPFELQFWPQKNERQRLENWALFDPEGTTAAAFARAEIRPGLGMLRPEDSLPKSLRVLVIGSLALKKHSGAKLFADLSDRIADGLQVLVMPQDEETLKRVFGMRAFTPGSRQVWIRDHFNPVFAGLEDSDFADWRGATSLGPLAEQARTLVEDQRYKLVWRCSREGVVASTLAEKPHSTAFRPLIDAGFDLRYTALWEAREGRGRMIFCQLDLDDRLGKEPAVDLLMRNLVKSLSTPPAESMVRLQPKELFSTEKAVIASMAGKVLILRRGSAQWLAAGGAEIVSDHLKEGGVVTAFGLNMDDGEALAAAAGDTFGVDRVTLWKNPLDPRRMPEAFAGLSSADTSWRKRLEAVRVYAVLPGSWRSETGALAVAKSSTGQVVWVAATADDFDTEQRPDLIFTKVKTARLEKIILANLGVDTASMPLWSSCLGPAGKPLPEFPLYMDKRQPRDDPYAYMRW; this comes from the coding sequence ATGAACTCCGCCGGAATTTCGGGAGATGTTTTTTTAGGGGCCCGTCCCCGGAACATTCAATTCGGGAAGCCGGTCATCCGTACGGAGACGCCGGGCTGTAACGTCAACATCTCCATCCCGCTGAACAAAGCGCCGAAAAAGGATATGACCTGGCACTGCGCGATCCGCCCGGCAAAGATCGGTTCGCCCGACCGTAAAAGCTATGATTTCACCGGCACGCTCCCGGCCGGCGCATCGGAACTGAAAATCGCCGCGGATTGCCCGGATGCGGAATTATGGGATATTTGGCGCCCCAGCCTCTATGAGATGACCCTGAAATTGGAAGAAGAAGGAACCGTCGTCGATGAAATCCATCCGGAGACCTTCGGATTTCGCCAGTTTGAGATTCGGGGGCGGGATTTTTATTTGAACGGGATCAAACTCCATCTGACCCCCTGTGCTTATGCGGCCAACAATAATCGCGATACGGAGGCCGCCGTCCGCCACTGGATGAAACAGGTTCGCGCAGCCGGATACAATTTTGTATACATCGATGAGTCAAGCGAATCTCCCGGCAATTTCCCGATACCATTCGCGAAGGTTTGCGACGAAATGGGTATGCTGGCAGCCCTCAGCTCAATCAATACCCGCAATGCGGTGGCAGAAAGCGCGTTCAAGAATCATCCGATCGAGGCTCCCGAATGCTGGAACGAGTGGACAAAAATCACGGAAAATACCGTAATGAACAACATCAATCACCCGTCTATTGTCATGTGGCGCATGAATATGAACATGAATATCTACAATCAGGATCAGAATCCGCTGTTCCTCGACGGCGTGAAGGATTTTGAACCCGGCTCCGGGTTCATCAAAAAAGCGAATGCGATGAAAAAAACCAACGACTTCATCCGTTCGCTTGATCCGACTCGTCCCGTTTACAACCACGCCTGCGGTAAGACCGGTGATGTCTACACGCTCAACAACTATCTGGGATGGCCGGAAATCCAGGATTTGCGCGAATGGCTCAAGTATTGGGCCGCCTCAAAGGAAAGCAAGCCGCTTTTTATGGTGGAACAAGCCACCCCGTATCCCGGTGATTTTCAGATGCGGGATCCGAAATACTGGTTCCGGAACGAACCGCTGGTTTCGGAATACGGCGCGATTATTCTGGGTGAAAAAAGTTTTCTGATGGAAGAAAACGATTACGTTGATTATCTTGAGCTCGCGTGGAACAACCGCCGCCGAGCCAACAGCATGAACCGGGGAGTCGGCTTTAAATGGCATGCTTCGCCCGGTTATATCTGTTATCATATTCCACCCATTGTGGATAAATGCATCACAATGTATTACGAGTCGCTGCTGCCGGCATGGCGAACCTGGGGACTCTCCGGCGGTATGAATGCGTGGGAAAACTGTTGGCGAAGTGTAAAAAAACGCGCTCCCAGCAGCCCGTTCTGCGTCATTCCGCCCCCGGTGGCGCTTCCCACCGACTGGAATAATCTTCAGCGTCCCGGCCGTTCCGCCGATACCTGGAACTACAGTTCGTGTGCCGGCGGTGAACTCAGCACGCTTTTCGATCTCGGTCGGCCGGAAGAAAAAGAGTATTTTGAACCGACGCTCCGGGCCGAAGCGTTTCCCCGGTTGCTGGCGCCCCGGTACGCTTATATCGGCGGCCCAGCCGCGACCTGGTATACGCAGGATCACGCTTTCTACTCAGGAGAGCAGTTGACCAAAAGCGTTATCATCATCAATGACAGCCGTAAAACGGAAACCTTCAAAATCAACTGGCGCGTCATGATGGGAACGGTCAGCGTGGCTTCCGGCGAATCCGTTTGCAAAATTTCCCCGGCGGAAAACGCGAAACAGGAATTCACCTTCACGGTTCCGCAGGTAACAGGAAAAACCGCCGCCCGGATCGAAGCCGATGTGCGCGGTGAATTTGGCGCGTTAAAGGTCGCTCCGTTTGAGCTGCAGTTCTGGCCGCAAAAAAACGAGCGGCAGCGGTTGGAGAATTGGGCTCTGTTTGACCCGGAAGGAACAACCGCCGCCGCATTTGCCCGGGCGGAAATCCGTCCCGGACTCGGGATGCTCCGTCCGGAGGATTCCCTCCCGAAATCTCTGCGCGTTCTGGTGATCGGTTCGCTGGCATTAAAAAAACATTCCGGGGCAAAGCTCTTTGCGGATCTTTCCGACCGAATCGCCGACGGGTTGCAGGTTTTAGTCATGCCGCAGGACGAGGAGACGCTGAAAAGGGTATTCGGGATGCGCGCTTTTACCCCCGGCTCCCGGCAGGTGTGGATCAGGGATCATTTCAACCCGGTGTTTGCCGGTCTTGAAGATTCCGATTTCGCTGATTGGCGCGGCGCGACCTCACTGGGGCCGTTGGCGGAACAGGCCCGAACCCTTGTTGAAGATCAACGGTACAAGTTAGTCTGGCGCTGCTCCCGGGAAGGCGTAGTCGCTTCCACGCTGGCGGAGAAACCCCACTCCACCGCATTCCGTCCGTTGATCGATGCCGGTTTCGATCTGCGCTATACCGCGTTGTGGGAAGCGCGTGAAGGAAGAGGCCGGATGATCTTCTGCCAGCTCGATCTGGATGACCGCCTGGGAAAGGAACCCGCCGTTGATCTCTTAATGCGCAATCTGGTCAAGTCGCTTTCGACGCCTCCGGCCGAATCAATGGTGCGGCTGCAACCGAAAGAACTTTTCAGCACGGAGAAAGCTGTGATTGCAAGTATGGCCGGCAAAGTCCTCATCCTGAGGCGCGGTTCCGCGCAATGGCTTGCCGCCGGCGGCGCAGAAATTGTCAGTGATCATCTGAAAGAAGGCGGTGTCGTCACCGCATTCGGGTTGAACATGGATGACGGCGAAGCCCTGGCCGCCGCCGCCGGCGATACCTTCGGCGTCGATCGTGTCACCCTCTGGAAAAATCCGCTGGATCCGAGACGCATGCCCGAGGCTTTCGCCGGCTTGTCTTCGGCGGATACCAGTTGGCGCAAACGGCTGGAGGCGGTCCGCGTGTACGCGGTGCTGCCGGGAAGCTGGCGTTCCGAGACGGGCGCCCTGGCGGTGGCAAAATCCTCCACCGGCCAGGTGGTGTGGGTTGCCGCGACAGCCGATGATTTCGACACTGAGCAACGGCCGGATCTGATTTTCACCAAGGTCAAAACGGCTCGTCTGGAAAAGATCATCCTTGCCAATCTTGGCGTAGACACGGCCTCCATGCCGCTCTGGTCATCCTGCCTCGGCCCGGCGGGGAAGCCCCTTCCGGAATTTCCGCTTTATATGGATAAACGGCAACCCCGGGATGATCCCTACGCATATATGCGCTGGTAG
- a CDS encoding type II secretion system protein, with translation MKKFTLIELLVVIAIIVILAAMLLPALNKARDKSRTISCVSNQKQIGLALGMYNNDFDGFFPKGYSGGIFWSQTVFDCGYLPQSVFACPSILGVGLGVNEFGLDTAKRLRAGTVSGWRWMCVSPGLNAGEMGGYEDTDDSPYLKAGNIKQPSFFIVAAETSGPVARVHNTFEPGRTMVFPHHANGQQLNVIHGDGHVKTYTIVGKPNWWDFCSFVYSEEGPLKGRQYDNNPWTRDGAARSTTNP, from the coding sequence ATGAAAAAATTCACACTGATAGAACTTCTTGTGGTTATCGCAATCATTGTAATTCTTGCCGCCATGCTGCTGCCGGCTTTGAATAAGGCCCGCGATAAAAGCCGGACGATCAGCTGTGTTTCCAATCAGAAACAGATTGGTCTTGCACTTGGCATGTATAACAACGATTTTGATGGTTTTTTCCCCAAGGGTTACAGCGGAGGCATTTTTTGGAGCCAGACTGTCTTTGATTGCGGTTATCTGCCTCAGTCGGTATTTGCTTGCCCATCCATCCTGGGCGTGGGTCTCGGAGTTAACGAATTTGGGCTGGATACCGCCAAAAGGCTTCGCGCAGGCACAGTATCCGGCTGGCGCTGGATGTGCGTTTCTCCGGGATTGAATGCGGGGGAAATGGGCGGTTATGAGGACACCGACGACAGTCCGTACCTGAAAGCCGGTAATATCAAGCAACCAAGTTTTTTTATCGTTGCAGCAGAAACATCCGGACCGGTCGCCCGTGTTCACAATACGTTCGAGCCAGGCAGGACGATGGTCTTCCCGCATCATGCCAACGGCCAGCAGCTGAATGTCATACATGGAGACGGCCATGTGAAAACATATACTATCGTCGGGAAACCGAATTGGTGGGATTTTTGCTCTTTCGTATATTCCGAAGAAGGTCCATTGAAAGGCCGCCAGTATGATAACAATCCGTGGACACGTGACGGCGCCGCGCGCAGCACGACGAACCCTTAA
- a CDS encoding acetylxylan esterase has product MMYKTHLGRKSMRRLWLTFFCFLATGGTLCAGHRLVGDTAKNPLEYSCGEEIVFTVKLQNDDGGCSLGHQLRWKRTGDDGVIEEGQAVSGNEPLVIKTSSAVPGTVLLEVKAPGTRAFEGGALVGRDQLCPPPEPAGFRQNCSRLSEDAGRVELQAKLDRYDAGTVQAEAYQFTIPLTGGMVTTGTMLIPVGAEPKSLSARVHFQGYGAYAARLTANDFTPGEIVAAVSAHGIDNLQEEVFYKKLEAGKLKRYGFKDNDPAEKSYFYGMLFRDLVALRFIKSLSAWNRKSLLVEGGSQGGFQALAMAALDPEVTGCRAIVPWMGDIGGEKLGRKKIGWRPESSPGLACYDIIHFGKMIKCPVELQITLGDPVCPVAGRWLLWMALRAPTKLTAVQNVGHTGNYWEGKTKFILEK; this is encoded by the coding sequence ATGATGTATAAAACTCATTTGGGGAGGAAAAGCATGCGCCGCTTATGGCTCACATTCTTTTGTTTTTTGGCGACGGGCGGCACTCTTTGCGCCGGACACCGCCTGGTCGGGGATACGGCCAAGAATCCGTTGGAATACTCCTGTGGCGAGGAGATCGTTTTTACGGTCAAACTCCAGAATGACGACGGCGGTTGTTCGCTCGGCCATCAACTCCGCTGGAAGCGTACTGGAGACGACGGAGTCATTGAAGAAGGGCAGGCCGTTTCCGGCAACGAGCCGCTGGTTATCAAAACCAGCTCCGCCGTTCCCGGCACGGTTCTGCTGGAGGTGAAGGCTCCCGGCACGCGCGCTTTTGAAGGCGGCGCTCTGGTGGGACGCGATCAACTATGTCCCCCGCCCGAACCTGCCGGATTCCGACAGAATTGCTCTCGGCTGAGCGAAGATGCCGGCAGAGTCGAGCTACAGGCAAAATTGGATCGTTATGACGCCGGCACGGTTCAGGCGGAAGCCTACCAATTCACCATCCCCCTGACCGGCGGAATGGTGACAACCGGAACGATGTTGATTCCCGTTGGCGCGGAACCGAAGTCGCTTTCGGCACGGGTCCATTTTCAGGGATATGGCGCCTACGCGGCGCGCTTAACGGCAAACGATTTCACCCCCGGCGAGATCGTCGCGGCAGTTTCCGCTCACGGGATCGACAATTTACAGGAGGAAGTGTTTTACAAAAAGCTCGAAGCCGGCAAACTCAAACGATATGGATTCAAGGATAACGATCCGGCGGAAAAATCCTATTTTTACGGCATGCTATTTCGGGATTTGGTGGCGTTGCGGTTTATAAAATCACTCTCGGCATGGAATCGGAAGTCGCTTCTGGTCGAAGGCGGCAGTCAGGGCGGTTTTCAGGCGCTGGCGATGGCGGCGCTGGATCCGGAGGTTACCGGATGCCGTGCGATTGTTCCCTGGATGGGAGATATCGGCGGAGAAAAGCTGGGACGGAAAAAAATCGGATGGCGGCCGGAATCTTCTCCGGGATTGGCCTGTTATGACATCATTCATTTTGGTAAAATGATCAAATGTCCCGTGGAACTTCAGATTACGTTGGGCGATCCCGTTTGTCCGGTTGCCGGGCGCTGGCTGCTGTGGATGGCACTGCGTGCGCCGACAAAACTGACGGCGGTTCAGAATGTCGGTCATACAGGAAATTATTGGGAGGGAAAAACAAAATTCATACTGGAAAAATGA